GAGATATTGGCTGATTATTATAACGATAAAGACGACATATCAGCTGCTGTTTATCACTTTGAAAGAGCAGGTGAAATTAACAAAGCTCATGATTTATGTCGTCAGTCATTTTTAACGGGGAATTTTAGAGGAGGACTTTCTCCTTATCTACTAAAAAACTCAAGTTTCGCATCTTGATATAGTGCGATAACTTGTTGTTATAGCTAGGATAACAATAGAAAAAGTCTCACATAGATGGTATATTGATTTTCCAATAACAATTACATCAAGGAGACTTTTTCTATGCTTGAGAATAAATCATGGCAGTCTGAAATACAAGCGGCATTGTGGAAAGAATTTGAGATATTCCGAGTAATGAAGGCTTTGCAACTGCGTACAATTGCCTATAGGTGCGGTATTTCAAAGAATCAGGGCGTCGAGCCGTTTTCGATTCTTGTGGCTTTAGTTTTTCTGACTTTTCTCGGTAAGAGCGTTCACCATTTTGTTTCCCATTGCCGGAACAGTCTATTTGATTTAGGCGGTAAAGATGTTTTTTATCGTTTAAGTACACGTACAAGTATCAATTGGCGGCGTTTTATGATGGATATATCGCTTAATGTGATCAGATATTTCAAATCATTCAGCAGCTGGCAGCAGCGTGTTCTTGTAATTGATGACACAGTAATTCAGAAAGCCGGCAAAAAGATAGAAGAAGTATCATGGGTGTTTGACCATAGCAAAGGTAAAAGCGTGAAAGGCTTCAGTGCTGTTGTGCTTGGCTGGAGTGATCGTGCGTCATTTGTCCCTGTAGATTTTGCTTTGCAGCGAAGCAGCAGAAAAGTATTCAAACAATCGACAGAAATTGAAATGGATAAGCGGATGCTGGCGTGGCATCGTCGACAGGAAGCAGTAAAAGACAAACCAACACTGGTAAAGGAAATGCTTAAACGGGCGAAACAGAAGGGTCTGGATGCTGGGGCTGTTCTGTTTGACTGCCTGTATCGGCTTATTCGGACAGTGGGATCGGAAACATTCGGACAGCGTATCGGTCGTCGGACACTTTTGCCGCAAGGTAACCTTTTTCTGATTATAAGAACCAGTTCATCTATAAATCAAGCGTTATCCGCCTGAATTTTCCTTATACTTTCACCTTTAAGTTTGATCTTGTGACTGCTATGCAGCAGTCTGTCCAGAATGGCGTCAGCCACAGTGTCGTTGTTGAGATAGTCATACCAGCGATCTACAGGCAGTTGCGAGGTGACGATAACACTGCTGATACCCGCACGATCCTCAATCACCTCAAGAAGGTCGTTGGCATCATCGGTGGTGAGCGGATTAATTCCGAAGTCATCAAGGATGAGCAGATTATATTTGGCTATTTTATTAAGCCCCTTAACATAAGTACCGTCCAGTCTTGCCAGCTTCATCTCATCCATAAGCCTGGGAAGTCGGTAGTATCTAGCGGTGAGTCCGTCCCTTACAACCATATTGGCGAGAGCCTGAGCAATAAAGCTCTTCCCTGTTCCTGTGGGGCCTGTGATAAGTATATTCTGCTTTTTATTCAGATACTCACCTGAGATGAGCGAAAGCATAGCTGACTTATCAAGCCCCCTTGGTATCGTGTAGTCGATATCCTCGACCCTTGCGTTGAGGTCTTTGAACTTCGCCTGCGCCATGTTCCTCTTTATCTTGCGTGACAGCCTCTCTGCTGATTCCGCCTGCAGAAGCTGAAGCAGACGATCCTCAAACGGCAGATCTCTGTACTGTGGATTCTCCATCTGTCTGGAAAGAGCTGCCTCCAGTCCGGCGAGCTTCAGCTCTGCAATAAGGTTTTCTAACTTTGACATTTGTCCTCCTCTTTATAATAGTCTCTCCCCCGCACATTATTATGATTGCTGAGCGGAGCAGTGTTCTTCTCATCCTTCTCAAGATATATTTTACTGCTAAGTATGGATTCAAGGCTCTTTACTGAATAAGCTCTTATCTCTACAGCCTTCTTACATGCCATGTTGAAGTCACTTTTATCATGGCTTTTTGCTCTGCTGAGGATAGCTATACATGTCCTGTAAGCGTTTGCCGGATGACTTCTGGAATCAAGGATATTCTTCATGAGCCTTGCAGTATCGAAGCCTATAGAGCCTGCCCAGTTGAGTATACGTGTAGGGTTCCATTTCTCCTGCCACATGACATGATTCGGCGGCATGTGCTCTGTGAGAGTGGAACCTCTCTTTGACTTAGGGTGGATGGCTACAGGGTATCCTTTGTGATGTATTTCAACAGTGGTAGCGGAGTGCCATACGTCCACCTTGTTCTTTATGAGCTTGTAAGGGACAGAGTATCTGCTGCCGGAAACATCCACATGATAGTCGACTCCTACATGTCTTATCAGATACTCACGATACTGATATCTCTCCTTTGGCAGGGGCAGCATCTCAGGACGGTCTATCTCATTCAGAAGCTCAAGACGGCTCTTGCCGATACCTCTTATGACTTTATTGTTATAGGCCTCAGTAAGCGGAGCTATGGCAGAGTTCAGTTCCTGCACGGTGTTAAACAATCTGTTTCTGAGCTTTGCAAGTACCCATCTCTGTATCCCCTGAACTGCCTGTTCTACCTTTGCTTTGTCCTGAGGTTTCGCAGGTCTGGCAGGGATGACTGCACAACCGTAATACTTAGCCATGTCTGAGTAGCTGCTGTTGACCGTAAGAACATCTCTGGTGTGTTTAGTTACTGCTGATTTCAGATTATCCGGCACTACGGTCTTT
This window of the Denitrovibrio acetiphilus DSM 12809 genome carries:
- the istB gene encoding IS21-like element helper ATPase IstB, producing the protein MSKLENLIAELKLAGLEAALSRQMENPQYRDLPFEDRLLQLLQAESAERLSRKIKRNMAQAKFKDLNARVEDIDYTIPRGLDKSAMLSLISGEYLNKKQNILITGPTGTGKSFIAQALANMVVRDGLTARYYRLPRLMDEMKLARLDGTYVKGLNKIAKYNLLILDDFGINPLTTDDANDLLEVIEDRAGISSVIVTSQLPVDRWYDYLNNDTVADAILDRLLHSSHKIKLKGESIRKIQADNA
- the istA gene encoding IS21 family transposase, producing MTRLTMSEIKEVIRLRYINQLSIRQISVSTGIPKSTVSDYVNRFRITGLKAEELSSVSEDELYSRLFPERSMPLNRTFPMPDLDYIAREKRRKGVTWLLLWQEYKSVHPDGYNYTQFKEYCKKHISRLSPTMRQIYNAGEIMFVDYSGLTMDIVDRYTGEVSEAQIFVSALGASGAVFVHATESQKKESFILSHSLAFEYYGAVSKTVVPDNLKSAVTKHTRDVLTVNSSYSDMAKYYGCAVIPARPAKPQDKAKVEQAVQGIQRWVLAKLRNRLFNTVQELNSAIAPLTEAYNNKVIRGIGKSRLELLNEIDRPEMLPLPKERYQYREYLIRHVGVDYHVDVSGSRYSVPYKLIKNKVDVWHSATTVEIHHKGYPVAIHPKSKRGSTLTEHMPPNHVMWQEKWNPTRILNWAGSIGFDTARLMKNILDSRSHPANAYRTCIAILSRAKSHDKSDFNMACKKAVEIRAYSVKSLESILSSKIYLEKDEKNTAPLSNHNNVRGRDYYKEEDKCQS